A region of Astyanax mexicanus isolate ESR-SI-001 chromosome 23, AstMex3_surface, whole genome shotgun sequence DNA encodes the following proteins:
- the LOC125787204 gene encoding uncharacterized protein LOC125787204, which translates to MDTESVSSATESELKQNLVKGVASFIQDMGPESPVRLLKEVTTRQFQSKGTASNTSLSPTETHSGRPSPKVPADRNDRTLSDASSITFEASDAPEERPGKRTAVTINVLPETPPSGEETEEDLKRPQSGSEDQQSEEEKSTDSQDSGEQEGDRDETDQITSKEEDEEEEEEAGEQESRDVTESEQSKGERGLMKGNEESSSVEDDEEESKTIGGSSSNDDEEQEEEEEQDKDTTTGVSSKEEESEVEEDEKDSENEAEEREESEAESDEVSSSVDEKGEEEDEMSEKSGKGEESEDEEQEEKESIVSEDEEEQEKESGTESREEAESQSEQEEGEEEEEEEESDEKDSEDEEERASLENESEIEDASREGSEVEEEGEDEEEQEKSTSEEEEEERKEDSETADEEEEEEEGDEGESGERSASDESEESGAGEEESGESEGEGEEEEEEEEQSGKGEQEQSEEDSESEEESEKEVEEDDENEGAEEDSEVEGEEQEEEDEGVEEDEEDAGAEEDEDEEVEGAEEEGAEEEGIEEDEEEGAEDEEEKEEESGEEQEEENEAENEEEEEEEDKQGEEEAEDEGEQDDEEAEEEENEEEEEPPKKVPKSRQNIKKTKQSGKPERGSSRRSQSNSDSQEPQQFWDDVLPQYLNLK; encoded by the coding sequence ATGGACACTGAATCAGTATCCAGTGCAACAGAATCTGAATTAAAGCAGAACCTTGTGAAGGGGGTAGCCTCGTTTATTCAAGACATGGGACCAGAGAGTCCAGTGCGCCTGCTGAAAGAGGTGACCACTAGGCAGTTCCAGTCCAAAGGAACAGCTAGCAACACTTCATTGTCCCCAACAGAAACACATTCAGGTAGGCCAAGTCCAAAAGTACCTGCTGACAGAAATGACAGGACTCTTTCAGATGCCTCCTCCATTACTTTTGAGGCTTCAGATGCTCCAGAAGAGCGTCCAGGCAAAAGAACAGCAGTTACCATTAACGTATTGCCTGAAACTCCACCTTCAGGTGAGGAAACAGAAGAAGACCTAAAAAGACCTCAGTCTGGGTCTGAGGACCAGCAATCTGAGGAGGAGAAAAGTACAGATAGTCAAGATAGCGGGGAACAGGAGGGGGACAGGGATGAGACTGACCAGATCACATCaaaggaagaggatgaggaagaagaggaggaagcgGGAGAGCAAGAGAGCAGGGATGTGACAGAAAGTGAGCAATCAAAGGGGGAAAGAGGATTGATGAAAGGAAATGAGGAAAGCAGCAGTGTGGAAGATGATGAGGAAGAAAGTAAGACCATTGGGGGTTCAAGTAGTAATGATGATGAAgaacaggaggaagaggaggagcaggaCAAGGACACAACGACAGGAGTGTCAAGCAAAGAGGAGGAAAGTGAGGTAGAAGAGGATGAGAAAGACAGTGAAAATGAGGCAGAGGAAAGGgaggagagtgaggcagagtcagATGAGGTAAGCAGCAGTGTAGACGAGAAGGGAGAGGAGGAAGACGAAATGAGTGAGAAGAGTGGAAAAGGGGAAGAGAGTGAGGATGAAGAGCAAGAGGAGAAAGAAAGCATAGTGAGTGAGGATGaggaagaacaagaaaaagaaagtggCACAGAATCCAGGGAAGAGGCAGAAAGTCAGAGTGAGCAAGAggagggagaagaagaagaagaagaggaagagtcaGATGAGAAAGATAGTGAAGATGAGGAGGAAAGAGCATCATTGGAAAATGAGAGTGAGATTGAGGATGCTAGCAGAGAGGGGAGTGAGGTTGAAGAGGAaggagaagatgaagaagaacaagaaaagaGTACttctgaagaggaggaggaggagaggaaagaaGATAGTGAGACAgcagatgaagaggaggaggaggaggagggagatgaAGGGGAAAGTGGGGAAAGAAGTGCTAGTGATGAAAGTGAGGAAAGTGGAGCGGGAGAGGAGGAGAGTGGAGAATCAGAAGGTGaaggggaggaggaggaagaggaggaggaacaaAGTGGCAAAGGGGAGCAAGAGCAAAGTGAAGAAGATTCAGAATCAGAGGAGGAGAGTGAAAAAGAAGTTGAGGAAGACGATGAGAATGAAGGAGCAGAAGAAGATAGTGAAGTAGAGGGggaggagcaggaggaagaaGACGAGGGAGTTgaagaagatgaggaagatgcaggtgctgaagaagatgaagatgaggaagtTGAAGGAGCTGAAGAAGAGGGAGCTGAAGAAGAGGGAATCGAAGAAGATGAGGAGGAGGGAgctgaagatgaagaagaaaaggaggaggaaAGTGGTGAGGAGCAAGAAGAAGAGAATGAAGCTGAgaatgaggaggaggaagaagaggaggacaAGCAGGGTGAAGAGGAGGCAGAAGATGAAGGAGAACAAGATgatgaagaagcagaagaagaggagaatgaagaagaagaagaaccaccTAAGAAAGTACCTAAATCAAGGCAAAATATcaagaaaacaaaacagtcaGGCAAGCCAGAACGGGGCTCTTCTAGACGAAGCCAGTCAAACTCTGATTCCCAGGAGCCTCAGCAGTTCTGGGATGATGTTCTACCTCAATACCTCAATTTAAAATAA